Within Meiothermus cerbereus DSM 11376, the genomic segment AGATTTGGTATAATACGTGTGCATTCAGTGGGTATAAAAAGTGTACGGGCGCACAAGTTAAAAATCAAGAGGCAAATTTATAAGAGGCGTCTTTTTAGCGCTCATATCGCCGCGCACACATCTGCTACCTCGCTGCAGGTGAATGTGCTAAACACCCCTCCGATCACGGGGTTGCATGCCCCACCTCAGGACTTTCTCTCAGCAAAAGCCTTGGTGCAAAGTCAGGGTAGGAGCCGCTTCCCTTGCCGCCAGAGGAAGCGCCTCCAGGAACTTCTTCTGGCTCATTTGGGATGCTCACGGTCTGGTACAAGTGTTGTTGCACCAGCAACCAGCAAAGGTTATTGTCAGATTACACATAACGGCTAAACTAAAGGTCGGGTCTGCCGGGATGGCGGAATGGTAGACGCTACGGACTTAAAATCCGTTGCCCGCAAGGGCGTGTGGGTTCGAGTCCCATTCCCGGCACCAGCAATAAGTTTTTTGGCAGCTCGAGCCGCTTTACTCGAGCTGCCTTATGGCTCTGCCCTTTCCAGCAACACCACCGCCAGGGCATAGTGCTTCTCGTGGGAAAGCGAGAGGTGCGCTCTAAAACCCCCCTCTTCTATCTGGCGCTGTAGCCCTGGGGCAAAGCCCAGCCTGGGTCTGCGCCCCTGCATCTCTACCCAGACCTCGAGCCAGCTCAAGCGCTCAGGCCAGCATTTTTGAAAGGCCTCCTTGGCCGCAAAGCGAACCGCCAGCGAAGGAATGGGGTCGAACTTGGCCAGACAGTACTCGATTTCGCCAGGCACAAAGTGGCGTTCCAAAAAACGCCGGGGGTGCCGCTCCCACACCCGGCGCAGGCGTGCAAGTTCTACGATATCGGTTCCAATGGCTACCACGGGCATCGGTTAGCATTGTAAGCGTTGTGTTGCCCAAAGCCTTTCTGACCCGAATGTCCGACCTGCTGGGTGAGGCCTTTCCCCAGTTCCTGCAAGCCCTCAGCGCAGCCGACCGCAGCTATGGCCTGCGGGTGAACACCCTCAAGCTGAGCCCCGCGCAGCTACAGCAGATTAGCCCCTGGGAACTGAGGCCCATCCCCTGGTCGCCCGAAGGCTTCTACTACCCTGCCGAAGCCCGCCCCGGGCCCCACCCTTACTATTACGCCGGGCTCTACTACATCCAGGAGCCCTCGGCCCAGGCGGTGGGGGTGCTGGCCGACCCCCAGCCAGGGGAGCGTGTGCTGGACCTGGCCGCCGCCCCTGGGGGCAAAACCACCCACCTCGCCGCCCGGATGCAGGGGCAGGGCTTGCTGGTGTCCAACGAAATTGACCCGGGACGGCTGCGCGGCTTGCTGGAAAACGTGGAGCGCTGGGGGGCCAATCTGGCGGTGGTCTCGGCGCCGGTTGAGAAACTGGCCCAGGCCTGGGGTGCCTATTTCGACCGGGTGGTGCTGGATGCCCCCTGCTCGGGAGAGGGCATGTTTCGTAAGGATCCCGAGGTGGTGCGCCACTGGGGGCCTGGGGCCCCGGCTCGAGCGGCCCGCATACAGAAGTCGCTCATCGCCGCGGCCGCCGAGCTGGTGCGCCCTGGGGGGGTGCTGGTTTACTCGACCTGCACCTTTTCCCCCGAGGAGAACGAGCAGGTCATCGCGGAGTTTCTGCACACCCCTGGCTGGGTGCTCGAGGACGCCTGCATCTGCCCTCTTTTTGCTCCAGGGGTTCCGGCCTGGGGCGACGGCAACCCTGCGCTGACCAGAACCGCCCGGCTGTGGCCGCATCGGCTACGGGGGGAGGGGCATTTTCAAGCCAAACTCCGCAAAACCGAGGGCCAGGAAGACAACCCCGCACAGGAGCGGGTTCCTCCGTTGTCCCGCGAAAGTCGGGCTCTGTGGCAGTCCTGGTGTGAGGAACACCTGCAGGTAGACCTCGAGGGAGAGCCTCTCGAGCGGGCCGGACACCTTTACCTGCTCCCGCCCGGCCTGCCCAGCCTGGCAGGCATCAAAGCACCCGCGCCAGGGCTTTACCTGGGCGAGGTGCGGGTGGGGCAGCGCAAGGGCTCCGGGCGTTTTCTGCCCAGTAAGCCACTCGCGCACTATTTGCAGCCCCACCAGGTCAACCAGGTGCTGCGATTGCAGGCCGAAGACCCCCGCACCCTCGAGTTTGCGCTGGGCCAGCCTATCAGAGCCGAAGGAAGCGAGGGCTGGAAGTTGGTTGCACTCGAAACCGCCGTTGGCCTGTTCAGCCTAGGCTGGGGCAAACTAAAGGGCGGCATTCTGCGGCCAGGAAAAACTGGGCTCTGAATAGCAACAATCCCCCTGAACAGCGTCTTTATTCTTCCTCGGCCTCGAGCCGCTTCAGCAGCTCTTTCAGCTCTGCTTTTTGCTGGCCTTCCTCCATCCCATCGGCCAGTTTTTCGATAGCCAGTCGCACCACCTCGGACTTGGAGACCAGCTGCTCGGGGCTAGAAAGCTCGTAGGCCAGCCTGGTCAGGAGCGCGTCCTGATCATCGCTGATGACTACCTGTAAACGCTTTTTCTCCTTCTTGGGCATAACCTGTAAACCCTGGCGCCAGACGAGTATGGTAACGGTAAAATACTCGTATGCGTTTCTGACTAAACTTTAGCACGTTACGTTTGTGCTTGACAATACGGCACTAACTTACTATACTCATAGTGAGTATCATGTGTAAGATACGCAACGATAGCCAGATGCACCCAGGAGATGAGCCCTGCGTATGAACAGAACCCTTACCATTCACGGCGGTGTCCCCCTTAGCGGTGAACTGCGCATTTTTCCTGCCAAAAATTCAGCGCTCAAACTCATGGCGGCCAGCATTCTGACCGAGGAGCCCGTTACCCTTACGGAGGTTCCCCGCTTGCGTGATATTGACGTCCTGCTCGAGCTTCTGGGCCACCTGGGCACCCGCCACGCCTGGGAAGGCCGTACCCTGCACCTCCACACGCCCGAAATTCGCTCTACCCACGCGCCCTTCGAACTGGTCAGCAAGATGCGGGCCAGCTTCAACGTGCTGGGGGCCCTGGCTGCACGGGCTGGCGAAGGCACCGTACCCCTACCCGGGGGCTGCAATTTTGCCGAGCGTCCGGTAGACCAGCACATCAAGGCCCTGCGTGGCCTGGGCTTCGAGATCAGCACCGAGATTACCGAGCAAGGTGTGGCCTATACGGCCCGTCGCACCAAACCCGCCTCTGGCCGGGTGGTCTACGATCTGCCTACCCTGGGCGGCACCGAGCAGGCCCTGATGGCGGCAGCCCTGGGGGGTGAAGCCGTGCTGGTCAACACCCCACAGGAACCCGAAATTGTAGATCTTTGCAACTTCCTCACCATGATGGGGGCCGAGATTAGAGGCATCGGGAGCAGCATCCTGCATATCAAGGGCAAGCCCCGCCTGCGTGGAGGGCGCTACAGCGTAATCCCCGACCGCATCGAAGCGGGCACCTACCTGTTTGCCGCCGCGGCCACCCGGGGTTCCATCACCCTTACCAATGTGGAGCCGTTCCACATGGACGCCGTGCTGGACAAGCTCATTCAGTCGGGCCACAAAATCACCACCGGCAAAGACTGGATTACCCTGGAAGCCATCCCCAACCCCCAGCCCTTCAACCTCGAGGCCCGCGAGTACCCCGGCTTCATCACCGACCTGCAACCCCCTGCCACGGCCTACCTGGCTACCGTACACGGCACCTCGCTGGTCTCCGACCGGGTCTACCCCGACCGCTTTACCCACGCCAGTGAGCTGGCCCGCATGGGGGCCGAAGTTACCCTAAAAGACCGCACCCTGGTAATTCAGGGCCGCCGACTGACCGGCGCGGCAGTAGAAGCCCGCGACATTCGGGCCGGAGGGGGCCTGATTATCGCTGCCCTGGCGGCTGAGGGCGATAGCCACATCACCGGGTTGCAGTACATCGAACGCGGCTACGACGACATCGCAAACCGCCTGCGAAGCCTGGGCGCCCAGGTGGGGGTGCAGCACCCCGAGCTGGCGCTGGCGGCGGACTGAGTTTTTTCACACACGGGTCGGAATACAGCGTTTTGGCCGTGGTTTTTTGCCCTGGCGAGGCAACAAACACATTTGACGTTTGAGCCCGGACAGCCTAGACTCAGGTGCTATGGATTTAGAGACCCTGAAACACCGGCTCGAGGCCCTACGGGGGTATCTTTGACATCGCTGGCAAAGAAGCCCGCCTTGGCGAGCTCGAGCAATTCTTAAACGACCCCAGCCTCTGGAACGACCCCGACAACGCCCGCAAGGTTTCGCAGGAGTCGGCCCGGCTGCGCAAGGTGGTG encodes:
- the acpS gene encoding holo-ACP synthase; translation: MPVVAIGTDIVELARLRRVWERHPRRFLERHFVPGEIEYCLAKFDPIPSLAVRFAAKEAFQKCWPERLSWLEVWVEMQGRRPRLGFAPGLQRQIEEGGFRAHLSLSHEKHYALAVVLLERAEP
- the rsmF gene encoding 16S rRNA (cytosine(1407)-C(5))-methyltransferase RsmF; protein product: MLPKAFLTRMSDLLGEAFPQFLQALSAADRSYGLRVNTLKLSPAQLQQISPWELRPIPWSPEGFYYPAEARPGPHPYYYAGLYYIQEPSAQAVGVLADPQPGERVLDLAAAPGGKTTHLAARMQGQGLLVSNEIDPGRLRGLLENVERWGANLAVVSAPVEKLAQAWGAYFDRVVLDAPCSGEGMFRKDPEVVRHWGPGAPARAARIQKSLIAAAAELVRPGGVLVYSTCTFSPEENEQVIAEFLHTPGWVLEDACICPLFAPGVPAWGDGNPALTRTARLWPHRLRGEGHFQAKLRKTEGQEDNPAQERVPPLSRESRALWQSWCEEHLQVDLEGEPLERAGHLYLLPPGLPSLAGIKAPAPGLYLGEVRVGQRKGSGRFLPSKPLAHYLQPHQVNQVLRLQAEDPRTLEFALGQPIRAEGSEGWKLVALETAVGLFSLGWGKLKGGILRPGKTGL
- the murA gene encoding UDP-N-acetylglucosamine 1-carboxyvinyltransferase, with product MNRTLTIHGGVPLSGELRIFPAKNSALKLMAASILTEEPVTLTEVPRLRDIDVLLELLGHLGTRHAWEGRTLHLHTPEIRSTHAPFELVSKMRASFNVLGALAARAGEGTVPLPGGCNFAERPVDQHIKALRGLGFEISTEITEQGVAYTARRTKPASGRVVYDLPTLGGTEQALMAAALGGEAVLVNTPQEPEIVDLCNFLTMMGAEIRGIGSSILHIKGKPRLRGGRYSVIPDRIEAGTYLFAAAATRGSITLTNVEPFHMDAVLDKLIQSGHKITTGKDWITLEAIPNPQPFNLEAREYPGFITDLQPPATAYLATVHGTSLVSDRVYPDRFTHASELARMGAEVTLKDRTLVIQGRRLTGAAVEARDIRAGGGLIIAALAAEGDSHITGLQYIERGYDDIANRLRSLGAQVGVQHPELALAAD